A region from the Rhodothermus profundi genome encodes:
- a CDS encoding MBOAT family O-acyltransferase, producing the protein MLFNSLDFLLFLPLVVALYYGLPARFRWLLLLLASYVFYAWWKVEYLLLIVVSTLIDYLCGRAMGRCTTRQARRPFLILSLVTNLGLLATFKYLGFFADALEALLGLLGHPTEVPTLDVLLPIGISFYTFQTLSYTIDVYRGTLKPERHLGYFALFVSFFPQLVAGPIERARNLLPQLHHPRKLHAAYLRTGFFLILWGFFKKVVIADRLALYVDPVFAHPAAYSGTHYWIALYFFFFQIFCDFSAYSDIAIGTARIFGIDLMENFRRPFAARSIAEFWQRWHISLTTWFRDYVYAPLLRSGGRRSKIRWFGSIFIVFVLSGLWHGAAWTFVLWGALHGLYLIVGLLTRPARRTFWQRVEQWARQLAPAPAHAAGIPRLARIIPRLRNGLAVLTTCWLAMTSLILFRASSAADAAHIATHLFDLSGSFGLPGFSFTDWIVSLGSIGLLEALQWIDAHVVRLETWIDTAPRLLRWSTYYFLILLVLLFGVFDRRPFIYFQF; encoded by the coding sequence GTCTTTTATGCCTGGTGGAAGGTCGAATACCTGCTGCTCATTGTGGTCTCCACGCTGATCGACTATCTGTGCGGTCGGGCAATGGGGCGCTGCACCACGCGGCAGGCTCGCCGACCGTTTCTGATCCTGAGCCTCGTTACCAACCTGGGGCTCCTGGCTACCTTCAAATACCTGGGATTCTTTGCCGATGCGCTGGAAGCATTGCTGGGGCTACTGGGGCATCCCACCGAGGTCCCTACGCTCGACGTGCTGCTACCGATTGGCATCAGCTTTTATACGTTTCAGACGCTCAGCTACACTATCGATGTGTACCGGGGCACGCTCAAACCAGAACGCCACCTGGGGTACTTTGCGCTATTTGTCAGCTTCTTTCCGCAACTGGTAGCCGGCCCCATTGAACGCGCCCGCAATCTGCTGCCTCAGCTCCACCATCCCCGAAAACTGCACGCTGCCTACCTTCGCACCGGGTTCTTTCTGATTCTCTGGGGGTTCTTCAAAAAAGTAGTGATTGCCGACCGCCTGGCGCTCTATGTCGATCCTGTCTTTGCGCACCCTGCTGCTTATAGTGGGACGCATTACTGGATTGCGCTCTATTTCTTTTTCTTTCAGATCTTCTGCGACTTTTCAGCCTATTCAGACATTGCCATTGGCACTGCCCGAATTTTCGGAATTGATCTGATGGAAAACTTCCGCCGGCCATTTGCGGCCCGTTCCATCGCCGAATTCTGGCAACGCTGGCACATCAGTCTGACCACCTGGTTTCGCGACTATGTATATGCGCCGCTGCTGCGCAGCGGGGGACGCCGCTCTAAAATTCGCTGGTTTGGAAGTATCTTTATTGTTTTTGTACTGAGTGGCCTCTGGCATGGCGCTGCCTGGACCTTTGTGCTCTGGGGAGCGCTGCATGGGCTGTATCTGATTGTGGGCCTGCTGACGCGTCCGGCGCGCCGCACGTTCTGGCAACGCGTGGAACAATGGGCGCGTCAGCTCGCACCTGCCCCCGCTCATGCCGCCGGAATTCCTAGATTGGCCCGGATTATCCCTCGTCTGCGCAATGGTCTGGCCGTCCTTACCACCTGCTGGCTGGCCATGACCAGTCTGATCCTGTTCCGGGCCAGTTCCGCAGCAGATGCTGCGCATATCGCAACCCATCTCTTTGATCTCTCCGGAAGCTTTGGACTGCCTGGCTTCTCATTTACCGACTGGATCGTCAGCCTGGGATCCATTGGACTGCTGGAAGCTCTTCAGTGGATCGATGCCCACGTTGTTCGACTGGAGACGTGGATCGACACTGCTCCTCGCTTGCTGCGATGGAGCACCTACTATTTCCTTATTCTGCTTGTACTGCTGTTTGGCGTCTTTGACCGGCGTCCGTTCATTTACTTTCAGTTTTGA
- a CDS encoding glycosyltransferase family 2 protein, with the protein MPKCSVIIPAYNVEKYIRFSVSSVLSQTLRDLEIIVVDDGSTDNTYAILTQLAWQDSRIRIIRHRQRRGASCARNTALEVAQGEWIAWLDADDWMDAVRLERLIRLAERWGADMIADNIYLVDFYKFDNISEGQKFDQQRTLFSKRLLKALPRFITPVEFILGNMPGPRNPRLGLIKPLIRHAFITKHALKWREEVMVSQDTVFYFECLMHGARLLLIPEAHYYYLEGRPQSISLSVSNLQGNINRYRVNQFLIDKYGRENSAVKAALQKRSKRLLKLIRYALFKRKLCNRPFYRKLKFVVNNPVIICDYIVFCLKMTCYKIVSRLKARLLLSERRASRGGRQ; encoded by the coding sequence ATGCCAAAATGTTCGGTAATTATACCTGCCTATAACGTTGAGAAATATATACGATTTTCCGTGTCATCTGTGTTGTCTCAAACTTTAAGAGATCTGGAAATAATTGTTGTGGATGATGGGTCCACGGATAATACTTATGCTATTTTGACGCAACTAGCCTGGCAGGATTCCCGTATTCGCATCATTCGACATAGACAACGTCGCGGCGCCTCCTGCGCGCGCAATACTGCCCTGGAGGTAGCGCAGGGAGAATGGATTGCCTGGCTGGACGCTGATGATTGGATGGATGCGGTGCGGCTGGAACGTTTGATCCGGCTTGCCGAACGCTGGGGGGCAGACATGATCGCCGATAATATATATCTGGTTGATTTTTATAAATTTGATAACATAAGCGAGGGGCAAAAATTTGATCAACAACGTACCCTTTTTTCTAAACGATTATTGAAAGCGCTTCCTCGTTTTATTACACCGGTTGAGTTTATTCTGGGCAATATGCCCGGGCCTCGAAATCCAAGGCTTGGTCTGATAAAGCCGCTTATCAGACACGCTTTTATAACAAAGCATGCGCTGAAATGGCGGGAAGAGGTTATGGTAAGCCAGGATACGGTGTTCTATTTCGAATGCCTTATGCATGGTGCCCGCCTGCTTCTGATACCTGAAGCTCATTATTATTATCTGGAAGGTCGTCCGCAAAGTATCAGTCTTTCTGTGTCGAATCTACAGGGAAATATAAATCGATATAGAGTGAATCAATTTCTGATTGATAAATATGGAAGGGAAAATAGTGCTGTTAAAGCAGCGCTTCAAAAGCGATCTAAAAGATTGTTAAAGCTCATACGATATGCGCTTTTCAAGAGAAAACTCTGTAATCGCCCATTTTATCGTAAATTAAAATTTGTGGTAAATAATCCTGTGATAATTTGTGACTATATCGTCTTTTGTTTGAAAATGACCTGCTATAAAATTGTATCCCGTCTCAAAGCACGGCTACTTTTATCTGAGCGCCGAGCCTCTCGGGGAGGGCGTCAATAA
- a CDS encoding glycosyltransferase family 4 protein produces MRILFVTQRYHPFVGGVETQTRLVVHELARRGHKVQVVATTLRDVRLPVRLRVLGDSLLLPRGQSYKDEGVPVHALTPSVWDRLRMLPIGVRAVPLLARRYHTLRRFGYPFFRRVFAPRLRPFIEWAEVVHSVAGNYLGWTAQEVARALGRPFVVTPYVHPGQYGDGPDDARHWQAADAVLALLETDRKVLVERLGVPPEKVHLYGVVPLLPEQADGAGFRKRHGLGKAPIVLFVGRMNDYKGAPALVQAAPLVWARRPEVHFVFIGPASEEERRIFDGVDARVHYLGRVDEQEKADAYAACDVFCMPSRHEILPAVYLEAWSYGKPVVGGPAPGLRELIEGNEAGIVVAQTPEAIAEGLLHLLQAPEKAHALGENGRRLVQQRYTREALVNVLERIYADCTDRAGG; encoded by the coding sequence ATGCGTATTCTTTTCGTTACGCAGCGGTACCACCCGTTCGTTGGCGGGGTCGAGACGCAGACCCGCCTGGTAGTACATGAACTGGCCCGTCGCGGGCACAAGGTGCAGGTAGTTGCCACAACCCTTCGCGACGTGCGGTTGCCGGTGCGGCTGCGCGTGCTGGGTGACAGTTTGCTATTACCCCGTGGCCAGTCCTATAAAGACGAAGGCGTGCCCGTGCATGCGCTTACTCCCAGTGTCTGGGACCGGCTGCGTATGTTGCCTATTGGCGTGCGGGCGGTGCCGCTCCTGGCGCGTCGCTACCATACGCTGCGGCGTTTCGGGTATCCTTTCTTTCGACGCGTCTTTGCTCCCCGGTTGCGGCCTTTCATCGAATGGGCCGAGGTGGTGCATTCGGTAGCTGGAAATTACCTGGGTTGGACGGCGCAGGAGGTGGCCCGGGCGCTGGGCCGTCCGTTCGTGGTGACACCTTATGTGCATCCGGGGCAGTATGGCGATGGACCGGACGATGCCCGGCACTGGCAGGCAGCCGATGCCGTGCTGGCCCTGCTGGAGACCGACCGAAAGGTGCTCGTTGAACGCCTGGGGGTGCCCCCCGAGAAGGTACATCTCTACGGGGTAGTGCCGTTGCTGCCCGAGCAGGCCGATGGAGCCGGCTTTCGGAAGCGGCATGGACTGGGAAAGGCACCGATCGTGCTGTTTGTCGGACGCATGAACGACTACAAAGGAGCTCCGGCCCTGGTGCAGGCAGCTCCTTTGGTATGGGCCCGGCGCCCTGAGGTGCATTTTGTGTTTATCGGGCCCGCGTCGGAGGAGGAACGGCGCATTTTTGACGGGGTAGATGCGCGGGTGCATTACCTGGGCCGGGTGGACGAGCAGGAGAAGGCAGATGCCTATGCGGCCTGCGATGTGTTCTGCATGCCTTCGCGCCATGAGATCCTGCCGGCCGTCTATCTGGAAGCGTGGAGCTACGGAAAGCCAGTAGTAGGCGGGCCAGCCCCGGGATTGCGGGAGTTAATCGAAGGCAATGAAGCCGGTATAGTAGTGGCGCAGACGCCCGAAGCGATTGCAGAGGGATTATTGCATCTGTTGCAGGCACCTGAAAAGGCGCATGCGCTGGGAGAGAATGGACGGCGTCTGGTGCAGCAGCGCTATACCCGGGAAGCGCTGGTTAATGTACTGGAGCGGATTTATGCAGACTGTACAGACCGGGCAGGTGGGTAG